In the Nocardia asteroides genome, TCCCCCGCCGCGGTGGCAGCGCTCACCGCGTTCGTGAGCGCGGGGCTCGCACTCTCTCCGGAGGAAGAATGAACGATGTGTTCGCCCCGGCCCAGCTGGGGCCGGTCCGGTTGCGGAACCGGGTGGTCAAGTCCGCGACCTTCGAGGCCCGCACCCCGGACGCGCTGGTCACCGACGACCTGATCGAGTACCACCTGCGCCCGGTGCGCGGCGGGGTCGGGATGACCACCGTCGCCTACTGCGCGGTGGCGCCGGAGGGCCGCACCGAACGCAGGCAGATCTGGATGCGTCCGGAGGCCGTGCCCGGGCTGCGCAGGCTCGCCGACGCCGTGCACGCCGAGGGCGCCGCGGTGAGCGCGCAACTCGGCCACGCGGGCCCGGTCGCCAACGCCGCGTCGAACCGCGCCCCCGCGCTCTCCCCGAGCCGGCTGTTCAGCCCGCTCGGCATGGCCGCCACCCGGCGCCCGAGCGCGGCCGAGGTGCGCGGGCTGGTCCGCGCGCACGCCGAGGCCGCGGTGCTGGCGCAGGACGCCGGATTCGACGCCGTCGAGCTCCATTTCGGGCACAACTACCTGGTCAGCGCCTTCTTCAGCCCGCTGCTGAACCATCGCCGCGACGAGTACGGCGGCGCGCTGGAGAACCGGGCCCGCTTCGCCAGGGAGATCGCCACCGCGGTGCGCGAGCGGGTCGGCACCGGCATGGCCGTCACCGCCAAATTGAGCATGGACGACGGCGTGCGCGGCGGGCTGAAACTGCCGGAGAGCCTGCAGATAGGGCGCTGGCTGGAGGCGGACGGCGCGCTCGACGCACTCCAGCTGACCGTGGGCAGCTCGCTGCTGAACCCCATGTACCTGTTCCACGGCGACGCGCCGCACCGGGAGTTCGCCCGGGTCTTTCCGCCGCCGCTGAGCTGGGGGTTGCGGGCGGGCAGCCGCTTCTTCCTGCGCGAGTACCCCTACCGCGAGGCCTACCTGCTCGACCTGGCGCAGCAGTTCCGCCGCGAGCTGAGCATGCCGCTCATGCTGCTCGGCGGCATCACCACCAGGGCGACCATGGACCTGGCGATGGCGAGGGGCTTCGAATTCGTCGCCATGGCCAGGGGTCTGCTGCGCGAGCCCGACCTGCTGCACCGGCTGCGCGCCGACCCGGCGACCGAGTCGCTCTGCACGCACTGCAACGTCTGCATGACGACGATCTTCCACCGCACCCGCTGCGTGCTGGCCCGCCCGGACGAGCCGGTGGCTGAAGTTCCCGGCTGAGACCGGTCCCCGTTCGCCCCCGAGCAATCTCCGGGTTATCGTTTCGGCGATACCGAAGTGGAGGTCCTGTGGGGACGCATGCCAGGGAGCCGGGAACGGCCGATCCGACCTCGTACTTCGACCCCGGCGAGCGCTGGGTCCCGGTCGACCGGCGCTGGTTCGGGATGGACCGGCGGACGCTGCTGCCCGCGCTGGTGGTGCTCGCGCTGGCGTTTCTGCAGGGCGTGCTGCTTCCACGGCTGGACGACGCCATCGCGGACGACGATGTGACCGCCGCGGGCGACGTGATCGCGCTGGACGGCGGGATCACCTTCCCGGCCGCACCCGGCTGGGCGCTGGTCGACGGGGAGCGGGCCGGCGACGAACCCAGCGGCAGGGGCTACCCGACGGTGGCGGTACTGGCCAGCGGCGGCACCCGGTTCAGCGTGCAGACCGGTGATTTCAACGGTGACGCGAACGCCCTGCTCGACCAGATCGAGCGCACCGACGCCGCGCTCTCCGGCGGCCGCGGGCTGACGGCGACCGGCGATCCCGCCCCGGTCAGCACCGATCGCGGCGCGACCGGGGTCAGCACCAGGTACACGACGGCGCAGCTGGACGGTGTGCTCGCCGCGTTCGTCTTCGACGGCATCGGGGTGGAGGTCGTGGCGATCGGCCCCGCCGGGGCGGACCAGGACATTCGCACCGAGGTCGGCGCGATGATCGCCGGGCTCGGCCGGACCGGAGAGCGGTGAGCGTGATGACCACATCGACCAGCGACCTCGAGCACGCTCGCTTCCTCGCGATCGAGCAGTCCGGCTGGGGCCGCTCCTTCACCCTCTACCAGCCGCGCAACCTCGCGTTCTGGGTCTACGCGCTGCTCACCGCCTCCGGAGCGCTGCTGTTCGCGAGCCGGATCGGCAACACCTACGGGGCCTACAGCCAGGCGATCCTGGTGACCGCGGCGGTGTTCGCGGTCTACGGCGCCCTGCTCTGGTGGTTCACCCACCACGTCGATCGCTACGCCCGCCAGCCGACGAAGATCCTGGTGGTGGCGTTCTGCTGGGGCGGGTTCGCCGCCACCTGGGCCATGGCCGCCTACGCCAACAACGCGCTGATCAGTATCTACGGCAAGCTCTTCGGGCATCCCTTCGCCCAGGACTGGGGGGCCGGGCTGGCCGCGCCGTTCACCGAGGAGACGGCGAAGGGGTTCGGGTTGCTGCTGCTCATCGCGCTGGCGCCGCGGCTGGTTCGCACCGCCTTCGACGGCCTGATCCTCGGCGCGTTCCTCGGACTCGGCTTCGAGATCATCGAGGACGTCGCCTACGGATTGAACTCGGGCGCCTCGCAGTTCGGCGCCAACCAGGTGGAGGCCTCGCTGAGCACGGTGATCGTGCGGGTGGCCACCGGCGCCGCCGGACATCTGGTCTACACCGCGCTGTTCTGCGCCGGGCTGGTCTATCTGCTCGGGCGTCCGGCCGAGCCGCGCCGGGCCGGGCGCGGGCTGCTGCTGATGGGCATCGCCATGCTGCTGCACGGGCTGTGGGACTCGATGGGCAACGCGGCGGGCGGCAGCGCCGTGGCGGCGTGGGCCCTCATCCTGGGAATGATGGCCGTGGCGGTGGCGATCGCAATCCGGGTATTCGTGCTGACCGTCCCCCGGGAGCGCGAGTTCCTCGCCGAGATCCTGGCGCCCGAGGTTGCGGCCGGTGCGGTCACCTCGGAGGAGGCGCTCGCCGCGTGCGGCAACGCCCGTGCGCGCCGCGCGTTCCGGCGGTCCGGTGGCACCCGGGCGGGGCGCGCACGGCAGGGTCACGTCCTGGACGCGGTGGACGACCTCGCCGATGCGCTCGCGGCGGAGCACGGCGCCGCGGCACCGCGGGTGGAGTTCGCCCGCGCGGAGGTGGCGCGGCTGCGCGAGGGCAGGCCGCCGAGCGACGCGCTGCTTCCGGTGCGGCTCTGACAGCCGCCACCACAGCGGGCGGATCGCGGCCGCTCGCGTGCGTAGAGTTCGGCAGATGGCCCGAACCATGCAGATCACCGACAGCATCGTGATCGCCGTCGACCCGGCGACCGCGTACGACAACATCGCCGACGTCACCCGCATGGGGCGCTGGAGCCCGGAGAACACCGGCGCCGTGCTCGACGCCCCCGGCCGCCCGGCCCGGGCCGGCGACACCTTCGTCGGCGCCAATGTGCGCGGGGGCATGCGCTGGCACACCGGCTGCGTGGTGACCGCCGCCGAGCCGGGCAGCCGCTTCGCCTTCCACGTGCGGCGCTGGGGCCTGCGCAAGCCCGCGCTCCGGGTGGCGGTGGCCACCTGGGAGTACCGCTTCGAGCCGGTCGACGGCGGCACCCGGGTCACCGAGACCTGGACCGACGACCGGGCGAAGTGGCCGGACGCGGTCGCGTCGGTCTTCGACCGCCTCGTCACCGGCAAGCGCGGCTTCGCCGAATTCCAGCGGGGCAATATCCGGCGCACCCTGACCCGGCTCAAAGAGGTCCTGGAGTCCGAGCAGGTCGGCTGACCGATTGGCCGGACGGGCCAACATGGCGACCGGTCGGTCAGCCGGCCGGGTGCCGCCGGTCCAGCCAGCTGGCGAAGGTGGGGCCGGCCAGCTCGGCCGCG is a window encoding:
- a CDS encoding NADH:flavin oxidoreductase — its product is MNDVFAPAQLGPVRLRNRVVKSATFEARTPDALVTDDLIEYHLRPVRGGVGMTTVAYCAVAPEGRTERRQIWMRPEAVPGLRRLADAVHAEGAAVSAQLGHAGPVANAASNRAPALSPSRLFSPLGMAATRRPSAAEVRGLVRAHAEAAVLAQDAGFDAVELHFGHNYLVSAFFSPLLNHRRDEYGGALENRARFAREIATAVRERVGTGMAVTAKLSMDDGVRGGLKLPESLQIGRWLEADGALDALQLTVGSSLLNPMYLFHGDAPHREFARVFPPPLSWGLRAGSRFFLREYPYREAYLLDLAQQFRRELSMPLMLLGGITTRATMDLAMARGFEFVAMARGLLREPDLLHRLRADPATESLCTHCNVCMTTIFHRTRCVLARPDEPVAEVPG
- a CDS encoding PrsW family intramembrane metalloprotease, with the protein product MTTSTSDLEHARFLAIEQSGWGRSFTLYQPRNLAFWVYALLTASGALLFASRIGNTYGAYSQAILVTAAVFAVYGALLWWFTHHVDRYARQPTKILVVAFCWGGFAATWAMAAYANNALISIYGKLFGHPFAQDWGAGLAAPFTEETAKGFGLLLLIALAPRLVRTAFDGLILGAFLGLGFEIIEDVAYGLNSGASQFGANQVEASLSTVIVRVATGAAGHLVYTALFCAGLVYLLGRPAEPRRAGRGLLLMGIAMLLHGLWDSMGNAAGGSAVAAWALILGMMAVAVAIAIRVFVLTVPREREFLAEILAPEVAAGAVTSEEALAACGNARARRAFRRSGGTRAGRARQGHVLDAVDDLADALAAEHGAAAPRVEFARAEVARLREGRPPSDALLPVRL
- a CDS encoding SRPBCC family protein encodes the protein MARTMQITDSIVIAVDPATAYDNIADVTRMGRWSPENTGAVLDAPGRPARAGDTFVGANVRGGMRWHTGCVVTAAEPGSRFAFHVRRWGLRKPALRVAVATWEYRFEPVDGGTRVTETWTDDRAKWPDAVASVFDRLVTGKRGFAEFQRGNIRRTLTRLKEVLESEQVG